Proteins from a genomic interval of Desulfovibrio piger:
- a CDS encoding HD family phosphohydrolase yields MPTTTPKKTARPSSMVALWQTLRTRHHCGRGLLVLILTLLFLSLLAGANLTPESRVYVAGQVADSDVIADRDILVEDVQASKARQRQVLMLQPSVYDLSMQPYEMFQNRILGILHHLNVMADHKGLQSVKPVPEEAAPAAPEAEDSAPTVGQAGEAPVTPAPAAPVAAQRPLPRAEEDLADLPRGEASVRRLVEELTPRVAEEVLPQLALPEVQQYLLKPLMPLIRDRLAEGLVGDIRSARAGRAGVVIRNLDNGSELLRPEVTTLPDVQSFLAEISSLLRQEDTLNAHSRRAINILLSATVPASLTLNRETTQRRGEAVVANVEPVFYQIQKGELVVRKGDRVSREQQLKLQTLYKSAADPVRWGVVLGAFLFSLILSIGFFVAPSGKPGTPLRCKDMLLISLVLFLFSVGAKGAFCLATRFDSLTLMANYAVAFPIAGGVGLVAMVFAARRYCTMSLLLCFFAMLMFQADYTFFLYHFLGGMLATWLVTNAQTRQDVVWSIIPLTVGQSLIWLGMALLAQISPNEFPMQLGAVAINSLLSLILLFAVSPVLELAFGYSTRFRLMELMSLEHPLMQELMVTIPGTYHHSLVVANMVEAGAKAIGANSLLCKVAALYHDAGKLTYPEYFIENQFGGPNKHDKLAPSMSALIITSHVKKGTELAERYKLGQEIIDIIRQHHGTRVIRYFYQKAINMGERPRESDFSYPGPRPQTKEAAILMLADSVEASSRTLTDPTPARIRTHIDTIIKGIFSEGQLDESELTFKDLHYLSENFQRILTGIFHQRIAYPPAKNEGKQEGKAAEAKNADARPAESKAEAKGHENAPAAREAEEKAENSHSGHHHGRVHDAAAVEAAEKLEAEQLARTEQAGRE; encoded by the coding sequence ATGCCTACGACAACGCCGAAAAAGACAGCTAGACCCTCCAGCATGGTGGCCCTGTGGCAGACGCTGAGAACGCGTCACCACTGCGGTCGCGGCCTGCTGGTATTGATTCTGACCCTGCTTTTCCTCTCGTTGCTGGCCGGTGCCAATCTGACGCCGGAAAGCCGCGTCTATGTGGCGGGGCAGGTGGCGGACAGTGACGTCATCGCTGACCGCGACATCCTGGTGGAAGACGTGCAGGCCAGCAAGGCCCGGCAGCGCCAGGTGCTCATGCTCCAGCCCTCGGTCTACGACCTGAGCATGCAGCCCTATGAGATGTTCCAGAACCGCATCCTTGGGATCCTGCATCATCTGAACGTGATGGCCGACCACAAGGGCTTGCAGAGCGTCAAACCTGTGCCGGAAGAAGCCGCTCCGGCGGCTCCCGAAGCGGAGGACAGCGCGCCTACTGTCGGACAGGCCGGGGAAGCCCCGGTCACGCCCGCTCCTGCCGCGCCTGTTGCCGCCCAGCGTCCTCTGCCCAGAGCCGAGGAAGATCTGGCGGACCTTCCGAGAGGGGAGGCCTCTGTCCGCCGTCTGGTGGAAGAACTGACGCCCCGGGTGGCCGAAGAGGTGCTGCCCCAGCTGGCCTTGCCGGAAGTGCAGCAGTACCTCCTCAAGCCCCTGATGCCGCTGATCCGGGATCGCCTGGCCGAAGGCCTCGTGGGCGACATCCGCTCCGCCAGAGCTGGACGGGCCGGGGTCGTCATCCGCAACCTCGACAACGGTTCGGAACTGCTGCGCCCCGAAGTGACCACGCTGCCCGATGTGCAGTCCTTCCTGGCCGAGATCTCGTCCCTGCTGCGGCAGGAAGATACCCTCAACGCCCACTCCCGCCGGGCCATCAACATCCTGCTTTCCGCGACGGTCCCGGCGTCTCTGACGCTCAACCGTGAGACGACCCAGCGCCGCGGTGAAGCCGTGGTGGCCAATGTGGAGCCCGTCTTTTACCAGATCCAGAAAGGCGAGCTGGTGGTGCGCAAGGGGGACAGGGTGAGCCGCGAGCAGCAGCTCAAACTGCAGACCCTGTATAAGAGCGCTGCCGATCCCGTCCGCTGGGGCGTGGTGCTGGGGGCCTTCCTGTTCTCCCTGATCCTGTCCATCGGCTTCTTCGTAGCGCCCAGCGGCAAGCCCGGCACGCCGCTGCGTTGCAAGGACATGCTGCTCATCTCGTTGGTGCTGTTCCTGTTCAGCGTGGGGGCCAAGGGGGCGTTCTGCCTTGCCACCCGTTTCGACAGCCTGACGCTGATGGCCAACTATGCCGTGGCCTTCCCCATCGCCGGGGGCGTGGGGCTGGTGGCCATGGTCTTTGCCGCCCGCCGCTACTGCACCATGAGCCTGCTGCTCTGTTTCTTTGCCATGCTCATGTTCCAGGCGGACTACACCTTCTTCCTGTATCATTTCCTGGGCGGCATGCTGGCCACCTGGCTGGTGACCAATGCCCAGACCCGGCAGGACGTTGTCTGGAGCATCATCCCCCTGACGGTGGGGCAGTCGCTCATCTGGCTGGGCATGGCCCTGCTGGCGCAGATCTCGCCCAACGAGTTCCCCATGCAGCTGGGGGCCGTGGCCATCAACAGCCTCCTGTCCCTGATCCTGCTGTTCGCCGTCAGCCCCGTGTTGGAGCTGGCCTTTGGCTACAGTACGCGTTTCCGTCTCATGGAGCTCATGAGCCTTGAGCATCCGCTGATGCAGGAACTGATGGTGACCATCCCCGGCACCTATCATCATTCTCTGGTGGTGGCCAACATGGTGGAAGCCGGGGCCAAGGCCATCGGAGCCAACAGCCTGCTGTGCAAGGTGGCGGCCCTGTATCATGACGCGGGCAAGCTGACCTATCCCGAATACTTCATCGAGAACCAGTTCGGCGGTCCCAACAAGCATGACAAGCTGGCCCCCTCCATGAGTGCGCTCATCATCACGTCCCACGTCAAGAAGGGTACGGAACTGGCCGAGCGCTACAAGCTGGGGCAGGAGATCATCGACATCATCCGCCAGCATCACGGGACCCGCGTCATCCGCTACTTCTACCAGAAGGCCATCAATATGGGCGAGCGGCCGCGCGAATCGGATTTCAGCTATCCCGGTCCCCGGCCCCAGACCAAGGAAGCCGCCATCCTCATGCTGGCAGACTCCGTGGAGGCCTCCAGCCGGACGCTGACGGATCCCACGCCTGCCCGTATCAGGACGCACATCGATACCATCATCAAGGGCATTTTCTCCGAAGGCCAGCTCGACGAGTCCGAACTGACCTTCAAGGATCTGCATTACCTGAGCGAGAACTTCCAGCGCATCCTGACGGGCATCTTCCACCAGCGCATCGCCTATCCGCCGGCCAAGAACGAAGGCAAGCAGGAAGGCAAGGCTGCGGAAGCCAAAAACGCGGATGCCCGCCCGGCCGAAAGCAAGGCCGAAGCCAAGGGGCACGAGAACGCCCCGGCTGCCAGGGAGGCGGAAGAAAAAGCCGAAAACAGCCACAGCGGCCATCATCACGGCCGTGTGCATGACGCTGCCGCCGTCGAAGCCGCGGAGAAGCTGGAAGCCGAACAGCTGGCCCGTACAGAACAGGCGGGGCGGGAATGA
- a CDS encoding biotin--[acetyl-CoA-carboxylase] ligase, which produces MTTSCHNGAREQRAGRPEVWRFGEVSSALDVGHTLARRGLLAPWQSVLVSSQRQGRGQLRRNWVSPAGNIYAALRLPMQEPFASSAASTVTGAMLAAALGKLGFEVRLKWPNDLAVLDGDTPAKVAGILLEERAGVLLAGIGINVAWAPPAETLRAGAAMPAKALVSGLEKSQKIFLTAESLWYQLVNCLFCEYSTGGSLKKNWKDLAESFLLWRGSCVCLDDGDEVVEGILTGLCHDGGLCLSRNGRQEVFYSGSLRLSHHY; this is translated from the coding sequence ATGACGACATCATGCCATAACGGGGCGCGGGAGCAAAGGGCCGGACGGCCTGAGGTCTGGCGTTTCGGTGAGGTCTCGTCCGCACTGGATGTGGGGCATACCCTGGCCCGTCGCGGCCTGCTGGCGCCCTGGCAGAGCGTGCTGGTCAGCAGCCAGCGGCAGGGCAGGGGACAGCTGCGCCGGAACTGGGTCTCGCCCGCCGGCAATATCTATGCGGCGCTGCGGCTCCCCATGCAGGAGCCGTTCGCCAGTTCCGCGGCCTCCACCGTGACCGGGGCCATGCTGGCGGCCGCTCTGGGAAAGCTGGGCTTCGAGGTGCGCCTCAAATGGCCCAATGATCTTGCCGTGCTGGACGGGGACACCCCCGCCAAGGTGGCGGGGATCCTGCTGGAAGAAAGGGCGGGCGTCCTGCTGGCCGGTATCGGCATCAATGTGGCCTGGGCCCCGCCGGCCGAGACCTTGCGCGCAGGGGCCGCCATGCCCGCGAAGGCCCTGGTTTCGGGCCTGGAAAAATCACAAAAAATATTTCTTACCGCCGAGAGCCTATGGTATCAACTTGTAAACTGCCTGTTTTGCGAGTATAGTACCGGCGGTTCTCTAAAGAAAAACTGGAAGGATCTCGCCGAGAGCTTCCTGCTCTGGCGCGGGTCCTGCGTTTGTCTCGACGACGGCGATGAGGTCGTCGAGGGCATTCTGACAGGGCTGTGCCATGACGGAGGACTGTGCCTGTCGCGCAATGGCCGGCAGGAGGTTTTTTACAGCGGAAGCCTGCGTCTTTCGCATCATTACTAA
- the ybeY gene encoding rRNA maturation RNase YbeY: protein MMAVRVIDHCPAGAWLLPVPPRQISRILDALTSAAREAGCPLGPVEAHLVDDACIARANQRYMGCTGPTNVLSFPGDESLPGVMLLSLDTLNRECLLYGQDPAEHLLRLLAHSVGHLAGYDHGEEMDALCDWCRSRAEAEVWS from the coding sequence ATGATGGCTGTCCGGGTCATCGATCATTGTCCGGCGGGGGCCTGGCTGTTGCCTGTGCCCCCACGCCAGATAAGCAGGATACTGGATGCCCTGACCTCCGCAGCGCGGGAGGCCGGTTGTCCGCTGGGCCCTGTGGAAGCCCATCTGGTGGACGATGCCTGCATCGCCCGGGCCAATCAGCGCTACATGGGCTGCACAGGCCCGACCAATGTTCTGTCGTTCCCCGGTGATGAGAGCCTGCCGGGGGTGATGCTCCTTTCCCTCGATACGCTGAACAGGGAATGCCTGCTTTACGGTCAGGACCCGGCAGAGCATCTGCTGCGCCTGCTGGCGCATTCCGTGGGGCACCTGGCCGGATATGACCACGGCGAAGAGATGGATGCCCTCTGCGACTGGTGCCGGAGCAGGGCCGAAGCGGAAGTCTGGAGCTAG
- a CDS encoding HD domain-containing protein: MKTYLVGGAVRDILLGQAPVELDYAVDGDDAAFLATHPDAARVGKSVQVCLWHGCEFMPLRGGSLPADLAARDLSVNALALDAGGHVHAHARTLDDLERRLLRPASPNAFRKDPLRLFRLARFACRHPDWQLHPDCLRLAAEVPESALAAIPAERVGRELLKALALPCPGRFLEVLEQLHLWRPWFTELEAIARIPAGPVRWHSGSVLQHTVRVMNAVAGNSLAVWMAFCHDLGKLLTPEEELPHHYGHEQRGLALVRLLTKRLHLPVRREKAGLLACELHMKAGLYDRLRPGTRRDVLWTVATRGLMKEFWSVVDADSKQDISSKALADTALLRTIGLPPQWQNKGAESARKLRELHCQALVGSRSA; this comes from the coding sequence ATGAAGACCTACCTTGTTGGCGGTGCCGTCCGTGACATCCTGCTGGGACAGGCACCGGTTGAGCTGGATTATGCCGTGGACGGAGACGATGCCGCCTTCCTGGCGACGCATCCCGATGCCGCCCGCGTGGGGAAAAGCGTTCAGGTCTGTCTGTGGCACGGCTGTGAATTCATGCCGCTCCGTGGTGGGAGCCTGCCTGCGGATCTGGCCGCCCGTGACCTGAGCGTCAATGCGCTGGCCCTGGACGCCGGCGGGCATGTGCATGCCCATGCCAGGACGCTGGATGATCTGGAGCGCAGGCTCCTGCGCCCGGCCTCGCCCAACGCTTTCCGCAAGGATCCCCTGCGCCTTTTCCGCCTGGCCCGCTTTGCCTGCCGTCATCCGGACTGGCAGCTGCACCCCGATTGCCTCCGTCTGGCAGCGGAGGTACCGGAAAGCGCTTTGGCGGCCATACCGGCGGAGAGGGTCGGCAGGGAGCTGCTCAAAGCTCTGGCCCTCCCCTGCCCCGGCCGCTTTCTGGAAGTCCTGGAGCAGCTCCACCTCTGGCGGCCGTGGTTCACGGAACTGGAAGCCATCGCCCGCATCCCCGCTGGGCCTGTACGCTGGCACAGCGGTTCGGTGCTCCAGCATACCGTCCGGGTCATGAACGCCGTGGCCGGCAACAGTCTGGCCGTCTGGATGGCCTTCTGCCACGATCTGGGAAAGCTGCTGACTCCTGAGGAAGAACTGCCCCACCACTACGGACATGAGCAGCGGGGGCTGGCGCTGGTGCGCCTTCTGACCAAACGGCTGCACCTGCCCGTCCGGCGGGAAAAGGCAGGACTGCTGGCCTGCGAGCTGCATATGAAGGCCGGGCTGTATGACCGTCTGCGCCCCGGCACACGCCGGGACGTGCTCTGGACCGTGGCCACGCGCGGCCTGATGAAGGAGTTCTGGAGTGTGGTGGATGCCGACAGCAAGCAGGACATCAGCAGCAAGGCACTGGCGGATACGGCCCTGCTCCGCACCATAGGGCTGCCGCCCCAATGGCAGAACAAAGGAGCGGAATCCGCCCGCAAATTGCGGGAACTGCACTGTCAGGCCCTGGTCGGCAGCAGGTCGGCCTAG
- a CDS encoding pyruvate carboxylase — protein MANKSFADVQEFLKGKVILVANRGIPARRICRSIRERFDAVAAMTATDVDKTAPSASTAKELILLGPDPRAYLDIDRIIDKARQRGVVGIHPGWGFASEDTRFPQRCKEAGITFIGATAEAMNLLGNKVQARAVARKLGIPVVPGSDGAVDIATARQLISEIGLPIMLKAEGGGGGRGIFAIHNEAELEDAFFKASTMAQASFGNPRLFVEKFLADVRHIEIQVIADMYGNVFAFDERDCTVQRNHQKLVEITPSPWPGMTRQLREQLKDYARRLVRAVGYHSLATVEFLVTPDGTPYMIEVNTRLQVEHGITECRYGIDLVEEQIAVAFGAELRYREENLRPSYCAMQVRINCENPQENFAPNAGLITRYVSPGGPGVRLDSNISAGYEFPANYDSAGSLLIAYAHDWEKTLGIMDRALSEYIIGGIKTTIPFHRQILKHPLFRKGEINTNFVANHPELMQYRDVAPESERLARLVAEISAKGYNPHVQLGEYRSVTTPRLGAFDPVLPPIPSQLRRQPSPYPQGDRRALLDFIRDSGYVHFTDTTPRDFTQSNSGNRFRLAEDRLIGPYLDNAGYFSIENGGGAHFHVAMLANMTYPFSEAKEWKSFAPKTLKQLLVRSTNVLGYTPQPRNLMRLTGEMICDHYEVVRCFDFLNHVENMRPIAEVVMDRKDVVFQPAISLSWAKGFDVNHYLGVTENILRMMADIMGADEKTAARSIILGLKDMAGVCPPRFMTELVTALRKRWPELVLHYHRHCTDGLFIPACGAAAKAGAHIIDVGLGSAVRSYGQGDVLATVAYMEDELGLECHLNKDAIRDANFVCKQIMPYYDRYCSPYFKGIDYDVTRHGMPGGATSSSQEGAMKQGYIHLLPYMLKFLEGTRQIVRYHDVTPGSQITWNTAFLAVTGAWKRGGEEEVRFLLEVLNEVTRTPESELSSEMRKARLNIYQDCNDAFRKLLLGKFGRLPLGFPADWVYESAFGSEWKSAIANRTEVSPLESLPDVNLAAEEAACTELLKRKPTKEEFVLYLNHPADALKTMQFRMQYGDPNNLPLHVWFEGLKPGQDLYFNDRSGKPHHLLLLSISRPNDAGVVICRYVLDSEIMSCEVQVAQPTGQKAKGLTMADPANKFHVASPSNGDLWVMYVHPGDIVKAGEELFNVSIMKQEKAVLAPVDGVVKRVLKTADFKENKQMVSVREGELLVELGPVPRICSNEACAQPIPMDNVSFCPYCGSRVI, from the coding sequence ATGGCCAACAAATCCTTTGCAGACGTCCAGGAATTTCTCAAGGGCAAGGTGATCCTTGTCGCCAACCGTGGCATTCCCGCCCGCCGCATCTGTCGCTCCATCCGCGAACGCTTTGACGCCGTCGCGGCCATGACAGCCACCGATGTGGATAAAACTGCGCCGTCAGCATCCACTGCCAAGGAACTGATTCTGCTCGGACCCGATCCCCGCGCTTACCTGGATATTGACCGCATCATCGACAAAGCCCGCCAGCGCGGCGTTGTCGGTATCCACCCCGGCTGGGGCTTTGCCTCTGAGGACACCCGTTTCCCCCAGCGCTGCAAGGAAGCCGGTATCACCTTTATCGGTGCCACTGCCGAAGCCATGAACCTGCTGGGCAACAAAGTGCAGGCCCGCGCCGTGGCCCGCAAGCTGGGCATCCCCGTGGTGCCCGGTTCTGACGGGGCCGTGGACATCGCCACCGCCCGTCAGCTGATCTCCGAGATCGGTCTGCCCATCATGCTCAAGGCCGAAGGCGGCGGCGGTGGCCGCGGTATCTTCGCCATCCACAATGAAGCCGAGCTGGAAGACGCCTTCTTCAAGGCCTCCACCATGGCCCAGGCCTCCTTCGGCAATCCGCGCCTGTTCGTGGAAAAGTTCCTGGCCGATGTGCGCCACATCGAGATCCAGGTCATCGCCGACATGTACGGCAATGTCTTTGCCTTTGACGAACGCGACTGCACCGTGCAGCGCAACCATCAGAAGCTCGTCGAGATCACGCCTTCGCCCTGGCCGGGCATGACCCGCCAGCTGCGCGAACAGCTCAAGGACTACGCCCGTCGCCTGGTGCGCGCCGTGGGCTACCACTCCCTGGCCACGGTGGAATTCCTGGTCACGCCCGACGGCACGCCCTACATGATCGAAGTCAACACCCGTCTGCAGGTGGAACACGGCATCACCGAATGCCGCTACGGCATCGACCTGGTGGAAGAGCAGATCGCCGTGGCCTTTGGTGCGGAACTGCGTTACCGCGAAGAGAACCTGCGTCCTTCCTACTGTGCCATGCAGGTGCGTATCAACTGCGAGAACCCGCAGGAGAACTTCGCTCCCAATGCCGGTCTGATCACCCGTTACGTGTCGCCTGGCGGCCCCGGTGTGCGTCTGGACTCCAACATCAGTGCCGGTTATGAGTTCCCGGCCAACTATGACTCGGCCGGCTCCCTGCTCATCGCCTATGCCCACGACTGGGAAAAGACCCTGGGCATCATGGACCGCGCCCTGAGCGAATACATCATCGGCGGCATCAAGACCACCATCCCCTTCCACCGCCAGATCCTCAAGCATCCCCTGTTCCGCAAGGGCGAGATCAACACCAACTTCGTGGCCAACCATCCCGAGCTCATGCAGTACCGGGACGTGGCCCCCGAAAGCGAACGCCTGGCCCGCCTGGTGGCGGAGATCTCCGCCAAGGGCTACAACCCCCATGTGCAGCTCGGGGAATACCGTTCCGTCACCACGCCCCGTCTGGGCGCCTTCGATCCGGTGCTGCCGCCCATCCCCAGCCAGCTGCGCCGCCAGCCGTCTCCCTATCCTCAGGGCGACCGCCGCGCCCTGCTGGACTTCATCCGCGACAGCGGCTACGTGCACTTTACGGATACCACGCCGCGTGACTTCACCCAGTCCAACTCCGGCAACCGCTTCCGCCTGGCCGAAGACCGCCTGATCGGTCCCTACCTGGACAATGCCGGTTACTTCTCCATCGAGAACGGCGGCGGCGCCCACTTCCATGTGGCCATGCTGGCCAACATGACCTATCCCTTCTCCGAAGCGAAGGAGTGGAAGAGCTTCGCTCCCAAGACGCTCAAGCAGCTGCTGGTGCGCTCCACCAACGTGCTGGGCTACACGCCGCAGCCGCGCAACCTCATGCGCCTGACCGGCGAGATGATCTGCGATCACTACGAAGTGGTGCGCTGCTTCGACTTCCTGAACCATGTGGAGAACATGCGCCCCATCGCCGAAGTGGTCATGGACCGCAAGGACGTGGTCTTCCAGCCCGCCATCTCCCTTTCGTGGGCCAAGGGCTTCGACGTCAATCACTATCTGGGTGTGACCGAGAACATCCTGCGCATGATGGCCGACATCATGGGCGCCGATGAAAAGACCGCTGCCCGCAGCATCATCCTCGGCCTCAAGGATATGGCCGGTGTCTGCCCGCCGCGCTTCATGACCGAGCTGGTGACGGCCCTGCGCAAGCGCTGGCCCGAACTGGTGCTGCACTACCACCGTCACTGCACCGACGGCTTGTTCATCCCCGCCTGCGGGGCCGCGGCCAAGGCCGGTGCCCACATCATCGACGTGGGTCTGGGTTCCGCTGTCCGTTCTTACGGGCAGGGCGACGTGCTGGCCACGGTGGCTTACATGGAAGACGAGCTGGGCCTGGAGTGCCATCTGAACAAGGATGCCATCCGCGACGCCAACTTCGTCTGCAAGCAGATCATGCCCTACTATGACCGCTACTGCTCGCCGTACTTCAAGGGCATCGACTACGATGTGACCCGCCACGGCATGCCCGGCGGTGCTACTTCCTCCTCGCAGGAAGGCGCCATGAAGCAGGGCTACATCCATCTGCTGCCCTACATGCTCAAGTTCCTGGAAGGGACCCGCCAGATCGTTCGTTACCACGACGTGACGCCCGGTTCGCAGATCACCTGGAACACCGCCTTCCTGGCGGTCACCGGGGCCTGGAAGCGCGGCGGCGAGGAAGAGGTCCGCTTCCTGCTCGAAGTGCTCAACGAAGTCACCCGTACGCCCGAATCCGAACTTTCCAGCGAGATGCGCAAGGCCCGCCTGAACATCTACCAGGACTGCAACGACGCCTTCCGTAAGCTGCTGCTGGGCAAGTTCGGCCGCCTGCCGCTGGGCTTCCCCGCGGACTGGGTCTACGAGAGCGCCTTTGGCTCCGAGTGGAAGAGCGCCATCGCCAACCGTACGGAAGTCTCGCCTCTGGAAAGCCTGCCGGACGTGAACCTGGCCGCCGAAGAAGCTGCCTGCACCGAATTGCTGAAGCGCAAGCCCACCAAGGAAGAGTTCGTCCTGTACCTGAATCATCCGGCCGATGCCCTCAAGACCATGCAGTTCCGCATGCAGTACGGCGATCCCAACAATCTGCCCCTGCATGTCTGGTTCGAAGGCCTCAAGCCCGGCCAGGACCTCTATTTCAATGACCGCAGCGGTAAGCCCCACCATCTGCTGCTGCTGAGCATCTCCCGTCCCAACGATGCCGGTGTCGTCATCTGCCGTTACGTGCTGGACTCCGAGATCATGAGCTGCGAAGTGCAGGTCGCCCAGCCCACCGGCCAGAAGGCCAAGGGCCTGACCATGGCGGATCCTGCCAACAAGTTCCATGTGGCGTCGCCCAGCAATGGCGACCTGTGGGTCATGTACGTCCACCCCGGCGATATCGTGAAGGCCGGCGAAGAGCTGTTCAACGTGTCCATCATGAAGCAGGAAAAGGCTGTGCTGGCTCCTGTGGATGGCGTCGTGAAGCGCGTGCTGAAGACGGCCGACTTCAAGGAAAACAAGCAGATGGTATCCGTGCGTGAAGGCGAGCTGCTCGTCGAACTGGGCCCCGTGCCGCGTATTTGCAGCAATGAAGCCTGCGCACAACCTATCCCCATGGACAATGTCTCCTTCTGTCCTTACTGCGGATCCCGCGTGATCTAG